One segment of Tachyglossus aculeatus isolate mTacAcu1 chromosome 16, mTacAcu1.pri, whole genome shotgun sequence DNA contains the following:
- the ZBTB8OS gene encoding protein archease — translation MAQEEEDVRDYNLNEEQKAVKAKYPPLRRKYEYLDHTADVQLHAWGDTLEEAFEQCAMAMFGYMTDTETVEPLDTVEVETEGHDLLSLLFHFLDEWLYKFSANEFFVPREIKVLHIDRVNFKIRSIGWGEEFSLPKHPQGTEVKAITYSAMQVYDEEKPEVFVIIDI, via the exons ATggcgcaggaggaggaggatgtgaggGACTACAACCTGAACGAAGAGCAGAAAGCCGTCAAGGCCAAGTACCCGCCCCTCAGGCGCAAGTACGAGT aTCTGGATCACACAGCGGATGTGCA GTTGCACGCTTGGGGCGACACTCTAGAGGAAGCATTTGAGCAATGTGCCATGGCCATGTTTGGTTACATGACAGACACGGAGACCGTGGAGCCACTGGATACGGTAGAAGTGGAGACGGAAG GACATGATTTGCTGTCCCTCCTGTTTCACTTCTTGGACGAATGGCTTTACAAGTTCAGTGCTAACGAATTCTTCGTACCACGG GAAATCAAAGTACTTCACATTGATCGAGTGAACTTCAAAATACGGTCAATTGG gtggggagaagagttTTCTTTGCCTAAGCACCCGCAG GGCACTGAAGTCAAGGCGATTACTTATTCAGCGATGCAGGTGTATGACGAGGAGAAGCCAGAAGTGTTCGTAATCATTGATATCTAA